A window of the Penaeus monodon isolate SGIC_2016 chromosome 11, NSTDA_Pmon_1, whole genome shotgun sequence genome harbors these coding sequences:
- the LOC119578588 gene encoding probable H/ACA ribonucleoprotein complex subunit 1-like protein, translating to GWRGGEGGGEEGGGRGGRGGRGGEGGRRGRGGRGRQGRRGGGGRQGEGEGGEREAGEWRGGRGEAGGGGGGKREQERERGGEGGG from the exons ggatggagagggggagagggaggaggagaggaagggggggga agagggggcaggggagggagagggggagagggaggcaggagagggagaggggggagagggaggcaggggaggagaggggggggagggaggcagggagagggagaggg gggggagagggaggcgggagaatggagaggggggagaggggaggcaggaggtgggggaggggggaaaagggagcaggagagggagagggggggggagggaggcggg